The genomic window ACGAAATGATTAAAACCATTCTTGGTTTTTTACTAGAATTATACTCCTGTGAAATAGGTATAAATCTTATCCCAGTAGGGAGTGCCACGCGTCGCGCTAAAGAGAAAAGTGCATCATTTGAACCTGATGAATCTTATTATATAGGAGAAAAAAAAGAAAATCCCGATTTAGCAATTGAAGTTAATATCACCAGTGGTAGTATTGACAAACTAGAGAAATATAAACGGTTTAATATTACTGAAGTTTGGTTTTGGGAAAATAATCAATTATATTTATATCGTCTGAAAAATGATAACTATGAGCAAATTAATCAAAGTGAATTATTCCCAGATTTAGATATAAAATTATTAGCGAATTGTGTTTTAATGCCTTCAATCATTGATGCTAGAAAACAATTCATGCAAGGAATTACAAAATAGCTTTAATTACGAATTACGAATTACGTTAGCGGAGCGGGGCGTTAGCCCATTACGAATTATTTCATCGCTCCTCTGACCAATATCACGGTACTATTTACGCTAGAGGCGATCGCTTCCGGGATGTTACCTTGAATAGCCTGTTGCAATAATCCTTCACGGGAAGCACCTAACACCACCACATCAAACCCTTCATTCTCCACTAAGTTAATCACACCCTCAGCTACAGAATCAGCCTGGACTGGAGTTGCAAAAACTGTACTCGACAATTGGCGGCGACGCATCAGTTGGCGGATGGCTTGTTCAATAACTGTCATGTCTGGTTTGAATTCCAAGGGTTTAAACACCCGTGTTAAACAAATTTGCGGGTTATCTCCCAAAGTCACCAAAGCCGGTAATAATTTAATTGCTAATCTGGCGTTGGGGCCGCCAGCCATTGGGACAAGCCAACGATTGAAGGAGTGCTGAGTGCTGTTAGCGGTAGCGGGGCGTTTAGCCCGTGCTGTTAGCGGTAGCGCGGCGTTTAGCCGGTGCTGAGTGGGGAGTGGGGAGTGCTGAGTGGGGAGTGGGGAGTGTGGGGACTGTTGACTACTACCTAACTTAACTAGGACAACATCACAGGTGGCTTGGCGGATGATGGTGTCTACAACATTACCGAAAATCCGGCCGGGGGTGGAGGTGTTACCTTTCCAGCCCATGAGAATTAAGTCTATGTGGTGTTCGTTGATAGTTTCTAAGATAGCTTGGGCGGAATCGTGGGCGACGCGAATTTGGGTGTGTAGGGGAATGTGCCATTTTTTAGCTAATACTTCCGCTTGTCTGAGGAGTCGGCGACTTTTCGTAGTTCTGACTGATGTTTCAGAGGGGGAACTGTGGCGGGATACTAAGATAACTTGCAAACATTCTATTTCATAATGGCGATCGCGGGCAATGGCGGCAGCCATCTGTAATAATATCTCGGCGGTTTCCGGGTTGGCGACTGGTACTAATAATCTACCTCTACCAATACTAGGCGATCGCGTTTGGTAAACTACATAAGAAGGTTCTGGTTGTGGCCCTGGAATAGCATTTTTACCATTCAGATGTTCTGCTTCTGCCCGGATTATATCTGCACGGGTAATAATCCCAATCAGTTTTCTCCCCTCTATGACTGGTAAACGACTCAGTTGATATCTATCAAGTAAATACAAAACATTACTCAAGCTGTGTAAAGGTGTTACCGTCATCGGATTGGCGGTCATAATCTCTTTGAGAACAGTATCCTTTTGTAAGTGGCGATTTTTGATTTTGGTTAAATCAGATTGGGTGACAATTCCTACCAATTTGCTCTCTTCGACCACCGGAAAACCACGATGATGGGAACTTGAAAAGGCTTGTGTGGCTTCTTCGAGAGTCATGTCTGCATCTAGAGTTTCTACCCGTTGCTGCATCACATCTTTAGCTGTTAATTTACTTAAAACCCCTTCCACAGAAACTTCTTTAGTTAAGGTGATGCCATTAAGTTGCAACAGCTTTTCATACAATGAACCAGGAAATACTTTATCTGCGACCAAATAAGCCGTTACCACCACAATCATCAAAGGTAGCACCAGATTAAAATCGGTCGTCATCTCAAATACAATCACAATGGCGGTGATGGGGACTTTAGAAACCGCACTAAAAAATCCTCCCATCCCGGCTAAAGCATAGGTAATTGGAGAACCTTGATGTAAAATTCCATGAGACAACACCCCTACCAAGTGACCCAAAACCGAACCTAAAATCAGACTAGGTGCAAATAACCCTCCCGGTGCGCCAGAACCAAAGGCTACTAAGGTGAGGATAAATTGAGAGACAAAGGCGATCGCAGCTATACTAGGATTTAAGTCACCAGTCACAATATATTCTCTTAAACCCGTATTATCCCGAAAAAATGCTGGTAAAAAAGAGACGACAATACCCGAAATTAAGCCAGCCAAAGCCATCCTTAAGGGTAAACTGATATGCAACCGACGATAAAATTTGATACTAAAAATTAAGCCTTGATTAAATAATGCGCCCAGTAAACCCGCCAAAACACCCAACAGTAAAAAAAAGGGAATTTCCGTAAAGTAGAATCCACTAGAATAACTCATCAATTGAATATTTAAATTAAAACTGCCACCACCCAACAACCGCGACACCACCCCACCAATAAACGCCGCGATAATGGCAGTCCCTAGAGTTATTCCCGATAAATCTTGCAGTAATTCCTCAATAATAAATAGTACCCCGGCAATGGGAGCATTAAACGCCGCCGCCAACCCCGCCCCCGCACCGGCTGCAATCATTTGTCGGCGATGGTCAGGAGAAGTAGGAACTAAGCGACTCATCTCAGCCGCCAAAGCTGCCCCCACGTGTACTGTCGGCCCCTGTCTACCCAAAGTCATCCCCGAACCTAAGACCATAATGGCAGTGACAAGCTTTACTAAAGCTACCCGCCAGGATAACTTAGTCGGGACATTAGCCAGAGTCGCCTTGACTTGGGGAATACCACTACCAGCAGCCTCTGGTGCAAACCTTTGTACCAACCAGCCAGCCAAAAACCCAAAACTCACCCCAACTAGAGGTAGTGCCACCCAAGTCGGTAAAATATGGGAACTCTGAACGCGTAATGCCCCCAGCGAACCAGAACCCACTTTCAGGAATACCGCAGATAAAGCCGCTACCACCCCGATAATACAAGCTTCTGCGATCGCTAAACCCTTTCTCGGTTGTAACCACCTACGAAAGTGCATAATAATTCGTAATTCGTAATTCGTAATTCGTAATTCGTAATTCGTAATTCGTAATGAGTCAATGAGCATTGGGCATTGGGTATGAGTTACCCTCTACCTTGTAACCTGTAACCTGTAACCTGTAACCTGTAACCTGTAACCTGTAACCTGTAACCTGTAACCTGTAACCTGTAACCTGTCACCTGTAACCTGTCACCTGTCACCTGTCCCCTGTCCCCTGTCCCCTGTCCCCTCAATTCCTCCCCGTTGTCGATAGTCCCTCCACTATCAAAGATGGTGTGTAGCACGAACCGTTCCAATCGGCATCGTCACCTAATTCTACTTGTTTGAGGGCGGTGTAGATATTACCTGCCACCATCGTATCTTTAATACGTCCGATAACTTCGCCTTTGCGGACGCGATAACCTAATTCAATGTTGATGGAAAAATCACCGGCAATGCCGCCGCCGCCACCCAGTATTTGATCAATAATTAAGCCATCATCCATTTTTTGAATTAACTCTGGCAATGATGCCTTACCAGGTTGGATGAGAAAATTAAATAACCCAGGGGTGGGATAGCTGCTCAAACTAGGACGGAAGCCATTCCCCGTTGTACCAGTTTCCAGTTTACGTCCAGTGGTGCGATCGCAATAATAATGCTGTAATATGCCGTTTTCTACAAATACTAAAGGCTTTGTCGGCGTACCTTCATCATCAAAAGGGCAACTGTAAGGCCCTGCTAGGGGGTCTTGATAAAGGGTAAGATTAGATGCTATTACTTGTGTACCTAAGCGTTCTCCCCACGGGGAGGCTGACTCTAGCACCCGCTTACCATTTAACGCGGCTTGGGCTGTTCCCCACAGCATATCAGCTGCTTTAGAAGTAAATAAAACCGGCACACGACGATTAGGCGATAGGACATTATGTTTAGCCCAAATCAATCGCTGTAAGATTTGCTGGACTAATTTCTCTGGTTCTAGAATGTCGCGCTGGGTTTGACCATCAGCAACACTCAAAAAATCATCACCCCGCACCCAATCGGCTGACATATAGCAACTAAGTGTAGTATCATTGTAATAACAATCTAGCCCTTGACTATTAACCAGTCTTGTGCTTTCAATATCACATTCCCAATCACTATTACAGACCACATCTGGATAAGCATCACGGATCATAGCGATCGCTTCCTTACCCCAACCAACTAGCACATCTATAGGTACAGATGAGCCTAAATCTGGATAATCTGGCTGAAAATTGCTGACCAGTTCCAAGAATTCTGGTTGATTAAGTTGGCTTAAAGCGATCGCTCTTTCCACCATAACTTGTGGGTTTACAGAACCATAAGCTACCGTGAGTCCTGGACGACCATTGCGCCATAGCCGCAATGCTGTGCCTTCAGATTGACTGGTTTCTAGCTGTTTGAGTCGGTTAGCCTCAAAAAAAACCGGGCGAGAAAGCGATCGTGACTGATAAACCTCAGCAGCTTCTGCTCCCGATTTGATAGCTAACTCCAGCAGGTGTTCTGCTAGTGTATCCTGTGACAAATTTTCAGAACCCATGACCCTCGGTAAATTATGGATTTTGGATCGTGAACCGCAGATCAACGCAGATCATTATCCCAAATCATAAGACTTTACGGTATGCGGGAAACTCAGTCCCTTTAGGGCTGAGAGGAAAGCGACACGTTCGCGCAGCGTCTCCGAAGGAGAAACCGTTTTAACGGCATTGAATATTAGAATCATTACCGCCTTGGGGTTAATCTGTTTGATGTGCTTTTGTAATGCACTTTAGACGGGACAATTACCGTTTCAAACTTTTCACCCTGTACGCATAATGTTTTGCTCAATAGAGCCTTCCCTTGCGGGAGTAATGTTAGCTTCTCCCAAGGGGAGACGCTGCGCGAACGATCTGTTATAAGAGCTTGTTAGGCTTGCAACACTGTTCCAGTGACCTTAGAACTGTTTAATCACAAGCGACAGAGCAGGGGACTAGCTACGCATCCACGGGGTGTCATGACTCAAATAACGTTTACCTATTACTAGGTGATCTGGTCAGTACGGCTTGCTTGATTTCTCTTACAAGCCCAGTCCCTTTAGGGCTGGGTTACTGACTGGCTACTATCCGCATAAATTAGCATTTGCCAAATTCGCAATAAAGACGGACGCAGATAATTATCCCAAATCATTGGTATCTCTCAGCATTTACTTAGGGGATGGGGAAAGAAGACAGGGGAGCAGGGAGCAGGGAGCAAGGGGAGAGAAATACAATGCCCCATGCCTAATTCTCTACCTTAAGGTACATTAATCTCTTGTAAGAGCCAAAATCCTGCGAAAGCCTCCGCTTGGGCATCAGATTGCACACCTATAAAATGCACACCCTTAGCTTGTTGCTTGGCTGCTTCAAAACCTTTGGCTTCAGCTAGGGTAGTTGGATTTTTGAGATTGGCTAAAATCCAACTTTCTGTAGTCCCAGTTTCTAAAACTAATCTCGTGCCTTGTTTAGTATCAACCCTCAAAAAGGCTAACTCTAAACCAGACATCCAACCCGCCAAAGGTAACGCTCTCGGCGAAAAAATCAATATACCAGGGATGCGGGCTTCTGGTGATAATTGTGCCAACTCTAGGGGAAAAGCTTCACTAAAACCAATTTCCCACTCTGGCATCTCAGCTAACTCCGCAGCCGATAACGAGACAAACACCCATTGTTGCCCTTCCAAAGCATCAGGTAATCTTTGAGGTAAAGGACTTTCCAAACGCACCGAAGCATTTGTTCCTCCTTGATAGCCAGGCTCTTGGGGATAGACCTCATCCATGCGCTGTTGCAGCCATTCGTTAAGTATCAAAATCCGACGGCTAGATAGGGCAGGAATACCCAAATCTTCGCAAGCTTTGACAATCATATTATTCATTTGACGGCGGAAAAAGCGAATTTTGATAGGTGCTTCCCCAGCTTTATCTATAGCTTCCTGTAATGCTGTCCTTAACCAACCTGAGTTGACCTCTGTACTAGGACAATATTTTGCATAACGGAATAAAGAATCCAAGTTTGTGCGGATATCTAAGGGACTTTCACAGACTAAGACTTCCCAAACTTTTTTTTGATTTTCGTCCAAAATCGGACGGGAGTAAAAATCTATTTCCCAAATACTGCCCATGTTTTGCCGTAAAAATCTGGCGAGTTTATATTTTGCTTATACTCCCACTCTACCCCTTTGGGGAATTCAAAATTCAAAATCTTGCCCTCGAAACAAGTGAAGGGTCAGAATTCAAAATGGGGGACTGGGGACTGGTGACTGGTGATTGGGAAAAAAATATTGTTAATCGTATCGCAGCTAACACTTGAAATCCCTACAACCATAAGAATCTTCTAGAATTAAGAAGAGTGATTAAGTACATATACCACGGAGGATAGAATAGCTCATGGCTGGTGGCGAGTCTCAGACCCCTGTTAGTCTGTCAGACAGAGAACTGCAAATTATCGACTTAGTGGCCGCTGGCTTAACTAACCAAGAAATTGCAGGAAAACTGGAAATTAGCAAACGCACAGTTGACAACCATATCAGCAACATTCTCGACAAAACCCGCACTGAAAACCGAGTGGCTCTTGTTCGCTGGGCTTTACAGTGGGGTAAAGTTTGCTTGAATGATGTCAATTGTTGTCCTCTCCCTCACCAAGACGAATAACCGACTTGCAGACGCTCTCAAGTGTATCTAGCATGGCAATTAATTTCGTCTGGTATGCAGCAAGGCTGATTTTGACAGATCATTAAACATCTCCTCACGCATATTTTGTGAATCTCTAGCGCAGGTCTCACACGGTCAAAATCAAGCCGAACGTAAAATTTGGCTGTTTAGTTATTGTGGGTCGCTATTTTTTCCCGTTGGTACAGTTAGTTACAAAACTGTACCAACGGGTAATTTTGCTATCTTTCAAAAGATATTGAGACAATCATCAACAAAAATTAGTAACAATCATTTGCCTCAGACGCTACATTGGTAGGAAATGTATATTGCTCCATCAGCTTGGGGAGCAGTGTTTTTGTCAATAACTCAGGGCTGAAGCCACTGAGCTTGTAAGAAACAAGTCTTACGTGTTTGACTAGCTCATTGAGACGCAGTTTGGTACGAACTTCCGAATGTTTCCCTAGTTCGGATTATCTTCAAACTATCTTGTTAATAGTGTTGCTTCGGGCAAGACATCTTAACTGCGTTGAGCGAGGGGACTTAAACTTTTACTCTTAGGATTATCTCCATGCAAAGAGTACCCGTAATTTCAAAAAACAATTTACCTTTGATGCCAACAAAAGCAAGTCGTGCTAGACGATGGGTAAAAGAAGGTAAAGCAATCGGTAAATTCAACAAACTAGGAATATTTTATGTTCAATTATTAATAGATTCAACTGACACCAAAACACAAGACATAGTAATTGGGCTTGACCCTGGAAAAATGTTTTCTGGTGTAGCAGTTCAATCTCAAAAATACACATTACAAATGTTGCATTTAGTTCTACCATTCAAATCAGTTAAAAAGCGAATGGAACAACGATCTATGATGCGACGTGGGAGACGTGGTAGAAGGATTAAGCGTAATTTGTCTTTTGTAAATCGCAATCATCGTCAAGCTAGGTTTGATAATAGACGAGGTTCTAAATTAGCACCAAGTATTCAAGCTAATAAAGACTTAGAATACCGAGTAATCACATTACTATGTGAAATCTACCCAGTAAATAAGATTATTATTGAAGAGTTAGAAGCGCGTGGGAACAAGAGTTTCAGCCCAGTAATGGTAGGTCAGCGTTATCAAATTGATCGTTTATCTAAAATTGCTAAAGTAACCTTAAAAAAAGGATGGGAAACATCTAACCTTCGTAAATATTTGGGGTT from Nostoc sp. UHCC 0870 includes these protein-coding regions:
- a CDS encoding RRXRR domain-containing protein; this translates as MQRVPVISKNNLPLMPTKASRARRWVKEGKAIGKFNKLGIFYVQLLIDSTDTKTQDIVIGLDPGKMFSGVAVQSQKYTLQMLHLVLPFKSVKKRMEQRSMMRRGRRGRRIKRNLSFVNRNHRQARFDNRRGSKLAPSIQANKDLEYRVITLLCEIYPVNKIIIEELEARGNKSFSPVMVGQRYQIDRLSKIAKVTLKKGWETSNLRKYLGLYKEKYDKSLQIPETHAVDAVTLACSDFVQYKSWEGNKSHGASWEGNVIITNSQFTIVRRPPISRRQLHLMTFSKGGNRRKYGGTVTKHGLRKGDYVKATQGNKTYFGWVSGDTEKQVSVSDQDWKRLGQFSKNKVSLIKRSTGLITTVVKTTRVASLSARFVTEFPAYREVL
- a CDS encoding chloride channel protein → MHFRRWLQPRKGLAIAEACIIGVVAALSAVFLKVGSGSLGALRVQSSHILPTWVALPLVGVSFGFLAGWLVQRFAPEAAGSGIPQVKATLANVPTKLSWRVALVKLVTAIMVLGSGMTLGRQGPTVHVGAALAAEMSRLVPTSPDHRRQMIAAGAGAGLAAAFNAPIAGVLFIIEELLQDLSGITLGTAIIAAFIGGVVSRLLGGGSFNLNIQLMSYSSGFYFTEIPFFLLLGVLAGLLGALFNQGLIFSIKFYRRLHISLPLRMALAGLISGIVVSFLPAFFRDNTGLREYIVTGDLNPSIAAIAFVSQFILTLVAFGSGAPGGLFAPSLILGSVLGHLVGVLSHGILHQGSPITYALAGMGGFFSAVSKVPITAIVIVFEMTTDFNLVLPLMIVVVTAYLVADKVFPGSLYEKLLQLNGITLTKEVSVEGVLSKLTAKDVMQQRVETLDADMTLEEATQAFSSSHHRGFPVVEESKLVGIVTQSDLTKIKNRHLQKDTVLKEIMTANPMTVTPLHSLSNVLYLLDRYQLSRLPVIEGRKLIGIITRADIIRAEAEHLNGKNAIPGPQPEPSYVVYQTRSPSIGRGRLLVPVANPETAEILLQMAAAIARDRHYEIECLQVILVSRHSSPSETSVRTTKSRRLLRQAEVLAKKWHIPLHTQIRVAHDSAQAILETINEHHIDLILMGWKGNTSTPGRIFGNVVDTIIRQATCDVVLVKLGSSQQSPHSPLPTQHSPLPTQHRLNAALPLTARAKRPATANSTQHSFNRWLVPMAGGPNARLAIKLLPALVTLGDNPQICLTRVFKPLEFKPDMTVIEQAIRQLMRRRQLSSTVFATPVQADSVAEGVINLVENEGFDVVVLGASREGLLQQAIQGNIPEAIASSVNSTVILVRGAMK
- a CDS encoding TldD/PmbA family protein; this translates as MGSENLSQDTLAEHLLELAIKSGAEAAEVYQSRSLSRPVFFEANRLKQLETSQSEGTALRLWRNGRPGLTVAYGSVNPQVMVERAIALSQLNQPEFLELVSNFQPDYPDLGSSVPIDVLVGWGKEAIAMIRDAYPDVVCNSDWECDIESTRLVNSQGLDCYYNDTTLSCYMSADWVRGDDFLSVADGQTQRDILEPEKLVQQILQRLIWAKHNVLSPNRRVPVLFTSKAADMLWGTAQAALNGKRVLESASPWGERLGTQVIASNLTLYQDPLAGPYSCPFDDEGTPTKPLVFVENGILQHYYCDRTTGRKLETGTTGNGFRPSLSSYPTPGLFNFLIQPGKASLPELIQKMDDGLIIDQILGGGGGIAGDFSINIELGYRVRKGEVIGRIKDTMVAGNIYTALKQVELGDDADWNGSCYTPSLIVEGLSTTGRN
- a CDS encoding Tab2/Atab2 family RNA-binding protein produces the protein MGSIWEIDFYSRPILDENQKKVWEVLVCESPLDIRTNLDSLFRYAKYCPSTEVNSGWLRTALQEAIDKAGEAPIKIRFFRRQMNNMIVKACEDLGIPALSSRRILILNEWLQQRMDEVYPQEPGYQGGTNASVRLESPLPQRLPDALEGQQWVFVSLSAAELAEMPEWEIGFSEAFPLELAQLSPEARIPGILIFSPRALPLAGWMSGLELAFLRVDTKQGTRLVLETGTTESWILANLKNPTTLAEAKGFEAAKQQAKGVHFIGVQSDAQAEAFAGFWLLQEINVP
- a CDS encoding Uma2 family endonuclease, which codes for MTLQTLDKNPTIPEQRFLLPGHYTWEELETIETLTADAAGLRITYLDGCIEFMTLGEQHEMIKTILGFLLELYSCEIGINLIPVGSATRRAKEKSASFEPDESYYIGEKKENPDLAIEVNITSGSIDKLEKYKRFNITEVWFWENNQLYLYRLKNDNYEQINQSELFPDLDIKLLANCVLMPSIIDARKQFMQGITK
- a CDS encoding helix-turn-helix domain-containing protein; this translates as MAGGESQTPVSLSDRELQIIDLVAAGLTNQEIAGKLEISKRTVDNHISNILDKTRTENRVALVRWALQWGKVCLNDVNCCPLPHQDE